A segment of the Silvanigrella paludirubra genome:
CAAGAACAATATTAGAATCTTTGTTACCTCTTACAGGATAACCAGTTAAATCTAAGTTAACAGAAGGTGACAAAGGGGGTGTCAAAAGTATTTTTATTCTTCCTCCTGCTTCTAATTCTTGCAACTTACGCATAATCGTTTCACCAGCTTTTTGTTGAGACATTTGCATTTGAAGCTGGGTTTTAATTTTTTCAAAAGGTTGATTTCCAAAAAAACCAGGTCCCATTTGATTTACAACTTTGTCATAATATTTTTTAGCTTCTTCATCTGAGACATTAGCTATAGGCAACAATTCTTCGATTTTTGGAAGTTCCGTTGCTGTTACCTTTTTTCCAGCATCATTGGCAAGAGCAATACGAACTGCAGTTTGTCCTGCAAAGTTTTTTTCCGCATTGTAAATGTTACTTTGCAATGTAAAATAATCCATTGCGGAATCGCCAGGCAATACACCTGAATCCCAGGTTTTACCATCAACTACAATAAATTGTTTTCCTAAAGTAGAAGTCAAATCGACTGCTTTTTTGCTATTTTTTGAAATCATAATACCTGTTGCCGCTAAGGCACCAAGAACTAGCCCTCCTACAAAAAAACCGATTACTTTTGCATTATTTGATTTCATTGATTTATTTTCTTGCATTTGATTTGTACTCCAAAATATTTGACATAAGTATACATAGTTTAAAAAATGAAGCTACTTTCTAAATCATTTTAATAAAAATCAATTTCTTCAGAGTCGTCCAGCTCCGAGTGTAGAGTTAAAAGCCTTTGCGGTGCTATTTCTTGAATAATTTTTGCTGCAAATAAAGGAATAATATAAAATTCATCCACTTCATCTTGCATTCTGCCAATTCCCATTTTGCCTCGAGCAAGCATTTCTCTTTGCCATGCTGTTACCATAACTTTCCTTACTTTATTATTTTCTTCAAAAAAATAACTTTCCGTTGCATTAGGAGCGTTTAAACAATTACTATTCAAAATCTGCCTTGCTCGATAATAAGTTTCTCTTTGTTGAATTAGCAAGTCTCTTTGTTTGTTTAGCTCTTTATCTATTTCTTTTCTTTTATTTTTTTCTTCTTCAATTTTATCTAATTCTAGTTGCTTTTCAGCTTGCAATGCATCTGCAAGTTCTTTGTTTTTTTTGGAATCGTGGCCTTGTTTCCGATTTGAGGCTTCGACTTTTTGGGCCTGTTTTTTTGAAACGAGCCCCGCTTTTAACAGCTGATCTCTTAAGCTCATAACCCCCTCCCTTCTGAATTATCATCCTTCTCCTGACAAAACATAATTGTCAATTTTAATCAGCATCTTAGTTTTTAGTTAAATAATCTAAAAAAGAGGCATATTTAAAGAAAATCCAAAATAAGTTATCCACATTGAAAGTGGATAACTCGCCGCATGACAAAAGACTTATAGCGTCAAAATGAGAACTTCAATGGTATGCCGTTTTTTATGGCAAAATATCAGAGATGTAGGTGTCTTTAAAATTTATATATTTATTAAAAATAATTGGGGATAAATAAATGACTTATATATATGATAATTCTATAATGTTCATAAGTCTAATTGCCTTTTTTATTTACTGGATACAAATAATTTATAAACATAAAGATTTAATTAAAAAAATAGAAATTACAGATTCAAAAGTTGCAAATTTGATGAAAGAAGAAATGAGATTAAACAGAGAAGAGTTTATGTTAAATTTGAAAAATACAAGACAAGAAATATCAGAAAATTTTGCTTTACACTTAAATAATTTAACATTAAATAATTTAAATGGCATAAAAGACGTTCGAAACACTTTAGAATACCAATTAGAAAATTTAAGAAAAGAAAATGAAATTAAATTAGAACAAATGCGTATGACTGTTGATGAAAAACTAAATTCAACTCTTGAAAAACGTTTAAATCAATCTTTCAAACTAGTAGGTGATAGACTTGACCAAGTCAACTTAGGCATAGGTGAAATGCAAAGAATGGCAACAGAAGTCAATAACCTTCAAAAGGTTTTAGGGAATATCAAGACAAGAGGAATTTTTGGGGAAGAACAACTTGATAGAATTTTAAGCGATTTTTTAACTCCAGAGCAATTTGAACGAAACGTAAAAACCAAAAAAGGCAGCAATGCCATAGTTGAATTTGCTGTAAAACTTCCAGGAAATGATGAAGATAAAACGCCACTGTGGCTTCCTATAGATTCTAAATTTCCAATAGAAGATTATCAAAGAATTATTGAGTCTACGGAATTAGGGAATACGGAGGATACAAAAAATTCAATAAAGCAGCTTGAATTAAAAATAAAACTCTTTGCAAAAGAGATAAAAGGGAAATATATCGATCCTCCATACACCACGGACTTTGGCATTTTATTTTTGCCAACAGAAGGATTGTATTCTGAGGTCTTAAGGATTAATGGTTTGCAGGAGAACCTGCGTAGAGAACACAATGTGGTTATCACAGGGCCTTCAACCCTAGTAGCACTTTTGAATAGCTTACAAATGGGATTTCGAACTCTTGCTGTTGAAAAGCGCTCAAATGAAATACGAAAGTTGCTAGGTACGATTAAAAAAGATTTTAGTCGATTTGGCGAGCTTCTCGAGAAAACACAAGAAAAACTTGATGAAGCAAGTAAACAAATTGGAGAAGCGTCACACAGATCAAAAATAATCTCGAATAAGTTAACAAGAGTTGAAACATTACCTCAAGGCGAATCACTTGAGTATATAAGCTACAATGGAGAATAAAATTGGAAAAAAAAGAAAAATTTAAATACAATAAAAAAAAGCCTGAATTTAAAGAAAATAAACTTGAATTCAAAAAAAGAGAAAATCCATTAATTGAAAAAACTTCAGACGAACCTGAAGCACAAGAAAGACATGGGGAAAATAGAAAAATTCCAAAAGCACGTAAAAATGTTGAAATGAAAATTTGTGGAATTCATGCATGCAAAATGCTATTTGACAAAAGACCTCATGATATCATCCGTGTTTATTTAACAGATGAAAATATAAAAGATTTTAATAAAATATTAAAATACTGTTCCGAAAAAAAGCTTGCTTATCGTATTCTTTCCAGTGAAGAGCTTGTTAAAGTATCTGAATCAAACCACCATGAAGGTGTTTGTTTTTTAATTAAAAAAATGCCATCACAAAATTACCAAGAATACTTAAAAGAAAAAATAGCAACTGGAAAAACAGGCTGTGTTGTTGCTCTTGAAAATGTTCAAAATCCACATAACTTAGGCGCTATTATGCGTGTATGTGCAAATTTTGGTGTAGACGCTATTCTTTTATCAAATACAGAAGCCGCTTTAAATGCATCTGCATATAGAACCTCTGAAGGTGGTGCCGAATGGATTAAAGTAATTACTACAGATAATTTTGAAAAAGCTGTTCAAGGATTTAGAGCAAGTAATTATAAAGTTCTCACCACTTCAAGCCATACTGGTAAATCTATTTATGAAGAAAAATTACCAGAAAAAATGCTCGTTGTTTTTGGTTCTGAAGGAAATGGAATCACAGCACCCTTAATGAAAGCAGGAGATAAAACAGTCCGTATTCCAAGTTCTGGAAATGTGGAAAGTTTAAATATTGCTTGCGCTGCTAGTGTTATCTTAGCAGAGCATTGGCGTGGAAATAAAAATTAATTTCTAAATAAATATCCCCTCCATATATTTAAATTTATAAAAATATTAGATTTATAATTAATAATTATAAATCTTTTTAATTATCCCAATATTTGAAATTGCTCTTCTAATAATTTAATACGCAAATAAATTAAAATAGAAATATATCTATTTTATTATTTTTAAATAATAATTAAAGAAAGGACAAAATGTCTATTCAAAAAAAGGTCCAATTCATTTTAAAAATCTCAGTATGGACTCTTTGCTTTCAAAGTATTCAAGCACACTCTGTTAAGGTTTATACTTGCCCAATTACGAGCAACTCTTTAAGAGAACAAACTTTATCCATAAGCAAAGAAGATTTAAACAAGGAAATAACTGGTGATATTCGCATTGAATTCAGCAATCGTTTCAAACTTCAAAAGGCATTAAAAGATAGCACTGAGTTTGAATATTTTAAATCGGCAATAACAGAAATAAGAAAGAAAATTTTTACACAATTAGATAATACAAATACTAGTGATTTCTTAAAAAACAAATTAAAACACCAATTAATAAATGAAAAAGGTATTAATATAGGCCATAGTCCAAAAACTTTTTCATTTGGAAAATTACATCTTGAAAATAAAAAAGAGTATGAATTGTATTCCATAAGTGGCGAATTTCAAATAAATTCTGCTATTGAAGGAAATAAAATTTTTGCGAATTATATTGAACCTGAATTTCAAAAGTTAAAGTATTTTTCACCTCCCGAAAAAGATCAATTTCCCGAATTAAAAAAAGTGATTGAAGAAAATAAAAAGAAAATAGATTCTTTGAATAAAAAAATTGAAACTCTTAATAATGCAATTCCAAAATCTCCTAATAAAAAAGAGAATCTTGAAACACAAATTAAAAATGCAAAAGAAGAAATAAATAAAATAAATAAAGATATAGAAGACAAAGAAAATGAAATCAAAAAAGGTGAAAAATATGATGGTGAAAATAAATATATAACAGATGAAATTATAAAAACACATTCTTCTGAAGTAAAAGACTATAATAATAAAGTAAGAAAATCGGATGCTGAAGCATTAATTTTAGAAGAAGTATTAAAACTAACAAGCCCGAGTAAAAACACCGAAAATAATAATAATTTTTATAGTTTACTTTATGATAAATTTCACGAAACTTGGAACCTAGGAAAAAAATTTCCTATTGATATACAAAATATTAAAAAGTTTAAATCTTTAAAAACAAGTGATTTAAATCAGTATGCATCTGGAACTTTAAAATTATATACTTCTTATGAGACATGTCCTTCTTGCAAAAATGCTTATATTTTATTTTCTGCTTTAAGACCAAATATTAAAATAGAAATAACAACCGTAAGTAATGAACTCAGAAATTATCTTTATGAAACTGATTTTAGCAAAAAAAATTAATTCACACGAAGGCCCAATATGAAAAATTTATATAAATGCTCAATTTTATTATCTGGATTATTTTTAACAAGTTGTTCTGAAAATAATTCAAAATCAAAGTCTGATGATAAAAAAAATATTTCAGAAAACCGCTCAACTTCAAAATCAGCTTGTTTGCAAATAGTTACTGAAGAAAAGGAATTTACTGAATTACTGACAGAAAGTGAATATATCATTTTTAATAAAAAACTAATTCAATTAAATGAAATTAGCTCAGAAAATATTTATGAAAAATTTGATGCAGCTTATGAAGTATTAAATTATCTAAATACTTTAGAAATCAATAATAAAAACATTAAAAATAACGATTATTTCATAAAAACAAAAAAGAGTCTTTTAAATGAAATTTATAACTATAAAAATGAAATTTCATTTGAAGCTCATTATTATTCAAACAAATTTAAAGAGTCATTTCAAAAATTAAACCTTCATGAAGACCTATTCCCTTTATTAAGTACAGTTAATAAGTCAAAAAAATCTATAGAAGTTTATAATAAAAAATTTAAAACAAGGACAAATTTTTCTATTAATGACAATAATGAATTAAAAAATATAAATGGTTTTGTCGATTTAATCGAATTTCATAGTTCTGCTTTTCATAGTAAAATGAAAAATGACTCAGATCTTCATTTAACGCACCCAACAATTGGTTTATCACATGCCTATTTAATTAAAAATATAATTGATTTTTTCGCTAATGATGAAGATATAAAAATAAATTCAACTTTAAATAATATCATAAAAATTCAAATATATACTAATTTAGTACAGCTTACGTCTGATGTTGTAGATAGTGGAATTAAAATAACTCATGTTATTAAAATGATAAATAGCAATGAAATGCAAGCAATCAAACCATTTCAAACATTTTCAAAAATTTCTACAGGTTTAAATGTCGGTTTGAGTCTATTTAATGTTGTCTTTGATGCTTTTGAGGTAGGATATTCTGAAAATAATTCGGATCTTATTAAATATAAAACCCAACTCTCATTTGACACAGCTTCTGTTATTTTATCTGGAAGTGGAGCCATTCTTGGCGAAACAACGGCTGGCATTTTTTTAGGCGGACTTGGTGTTGTTTTCGCAGGTCTTACTGTTGGATTTACAGCTTTAGCAGAAGCTTCAGCCCATGCTATTGATCAAGTATTATCCACTGGGAAATACTTTTTAGATTACAAAAAAAATCATGATCTTATTTTATCTAAAAATAATTTTTACCCTGATAAAGATGAAACAATGATTTCTCTTGCCCATAAAAACTTTGAAAAAAAAGATAAAGAAATAAAAAGCGATCATTTAGACATCGTTATTGAAGAATTAGACTTCACAAAAAATAATTCTTATAAAATAACATTTGGTGATCATCTTACTCCTCCTATTAAATCTCGAAATTTAGCTAATATATACGAATTTGATACCGATCCAAAAAACTTTATAAAAATAAGAGAATCATTAGGAAATTATTATAAACAAAATAAATCTGTTGAATTTCCATTAAACAATATAGATAAAATCATTCTACCAAATCAAGCTCAATACGAAATAAGCCTCCGTTATGCTAGCCCTGTACCAGGAATAATATCAAGACGAGATGCGGAGCTTGACGTAGGAAGAAAAATACAAGAAAATTCAAATGGAAAATTTATATTTGATGAGTTTAATTTTTGGGGAGGAGAGAAAGCATTAGCTGGATTAGTTTTCATAGGAAGACAAACAGAAATAAAAATTAAATTAAGTTCAGAAAGCAAAGATTTATATTTTCTAACTCCAAAAATACCTCAATTTTCTAAAAATAATATTAAATATATATTTAATGTTATCGATGACAAATCAGATTCTTTAAATTCATATCATGTTCACTTATCAGAGGGAGCAAAATATGAATTAGAATTATTAAAATCAGATGCGTGGCATTTTCATATTGATGAAAAATTAAAAAATGTAAATTTCAATGAAAATAATAAAATGTTAAATATTCAATATGAAAATAAAGAATATTCTATTCATTTTCCAACATTAAAGCCAAGTGAAATTTATATTCATGACCCGACTGGAGTTGTCTATATATTTAAAGATAGTAGAATATTGCCCTTTAATATAAATCCGGTTTTAGATGCTAAAAAATTCAATAATCAAGATTTATTTGATATAATTGAAAAATATTTTAACAATTTTGAATACAGTATAAAATATAAAAATAGATATTTAAAAATAAAAAATTTCCTAGAAAAACCGAATTCAGAAGTTCAGACTATTTTTTATGACATCGAAAAAAGAGAGTACATATACTCTTACATTAATAATAACGAAATTGAGGTAATTGGAAAAATAAATAATAGTTATGTATTTAAGCTTAAAGATTCAAATACATTAGTTTACAAAACAAAGGAAGAAATATTATATATAAAATATGACAGTTACTATGCAAATAATAAGTTTTATATTAGAAAAACATTCCCAAATACTTATACATTATATGAATTAAACGAAAAAGGTTTACATTTAATAGAAACAAAATATTATGAATTGTCAAATTCGGTAGAAGCAAATTTATACCTGAATAAAAACCACAATAAATATTGCGATTTAAAATATCATTTTGGACCTTTTGGATTATCTACTGCATATAAAATAAATAATACCATTAAATTTATAGCTGATATAAATTTAGTCAAAACAAATATATCCGATTTAGTAAGAATAACAAATGACATTCAAGGAAATGAAACTAAATTTTATTATTTATCACTAAAAAAAGAAATTATTCATGTAAAAGAAATTATTGATAGCTTTTTAATAGGTAACATTAAATACTATTTTACATCAAGTGATAACTTGTCAAAGATAATTAAAATTACTAATAATAAAGAAGTAGAAATAAAAACATACAATTTTTCAATTCATAAAGCAAGTTATGATAATGGCTCTTTTTATATTGAATCAAAAAAAGGATATATTTATAAATTAAATTCTCAAAAAGAACTGTCTTTAATAGCACTCAGTAAAACATGGACTCA
Coding sequences within it:
- a CDS encoding DsbA family protein encodes the protein MQENKSMKSNNAKVIGFFVGGLVLGALAATGIMISKNSKKAVDLTSTLGKQFIVVDGKTWDSGVLPGDSAMDYFTLQSNIYNAEKNFAGQTAVRIALANDAGKKVTATELPKIEELLPIANVSDEEAKKYYDKVVNQMGPGFFGNQPFEKIKTQLQMQMSQQKAGETIMRKLQELEAGGRIKILLTPPLSPSVNLDLTGYPVRGNKDSNIVLVEVADYLCAHCRESEPVMEKIVKEFSSKVKFINIAYPLSPQGLSGSLVRGAYCATKQGESLFWDYHSKAFQVPYAKANVPTGVDPTKAFSDVAIEVAKETKLDINAFSSCLTSNESNEYILKVQGQFNSSTGFKGTPTFYLNGRLLEVNPQQLESTLKTALN
- a CDS encoding DUF2058 family protein codes for the protein MSLRDQLLKAGLVSKKQAQKVEASNRKQGHDSKKNKELADALQAEKQLELDKIEEEKNKRKEIDKELNKQRDLLIQQRETYYRARQILNSNCLNAPNATESYFFEENNKVRKVMVTAWQREMLARGKMGIGRMQDEVDEFYIIPLFAAKIIQEIAPQRLLTLHSELDDSEEIDFY
- a CDS encoding TrmH family RNA methyltransferase, which codes for MEKKEKFKYNKKKPEFKENKLEFKKRENPLIEKTSDEPEAQERHGENRKIPKARKNVEMKICGIHACKMLFDKRPHDIIRVYLTDENIKDFNKILKYCSEKKLAYRILSSEELVKVSESNHHEGVCFLIKKMPSQNYQEYLKEKIATGKTGCVVALENVQNPHNLGAIMRVCANFGVDAILLSNTEAALNASAYRTSEGGAEWIKVITTDNFEKAVQGFRASNYKVLTTSSHTGKSIYEEKLPEKMLVVFGSEGNGITAPLMKAGDKTVRIPSSGNVESLNIACAASVILAEHWRGNKN
- a CDS encoding TcdA/TcdB pore-forming domain-containing protein; the protein is MKNLYKCSILLSGLFLTSCSENNSKSKSDDKKNISENRSTSKSACLQIVTEEKEFTELLTESEYIIFNKKLIQLNEISSENIYEKFDAAYEVLNYLNTLEINNKNIKNNDYFIKTKKSLLNEIYNYKNEISFEAHYYSNKFKESFQKLNLHEDLFPLLSTVNKSKKSIEVYNKKFKTRTNFSINDNNELKNINGFVDLIEFHSSAFHSKMKNDSDLHLTHPTIGLSHAYLIKNIIDFFANDEDIKINSTLNNIIKIQIYTNLVQLTSDVVDSGIKITHVIKMINSNEMQAIKPFQTFSKISTGLNVGLSLFNVVFDAFEVGYSENNSDLIKYKTQLSFDTASVILSGSGAILGETTAGIFLGGLGVVFAGLTVGFTALAEASAHAIDQVLSTGKYFLDYKKNHDLILSKNNFYPDKDETMISLAHKNFEKKDKEIKSDHLDIVIEELDFTKNNSYKITFGDHLTPPIKSRNLANIYEFDTDPKNFIKIRESLGNYYKQNKSVEFPLNNIDKIILPNQAQYEISLRYASPVPGIISRRDAELDVGRKIQENSNGKFIFDEFNFWGGEKALAGLVFIGRQTEIKIKLSSESKDLYFLTPKIPQFSKNNIKYIFNVIDDKSDSLNSYHVHLSEGAKYELELLKSDAWHFHIDEKLKNVNFNENNKMLNIQYENKEYSIHFPTLKPSEIYIHDPTGVVYIFKDSRILPFNINPVLDAKKFNNQDLFDIIEKYFNNFEYSIKYKNRYLKIKNFLEKPNSEVQTIFYDIEKREYIYSYINNNEIEVIGKINNSYVFKLKDSNTLVYKTKEEILYIKYDSYYANNKFYIRKTFPNTYTLYELNEKGLHLIETKYYELSNSVEANLYLNKNHNKYCDLKYHFGPFGLSTAYKINNTIKFIADINLVKTNISDLVRITNDIQGNETKFYYLSLKKEIIHVKEIIDSFLIGNIKYYFTSSDNLSKIIKITNNKEVEIKTYNFSIHKASYDNGSFYIESKKGYIYKLNSQKELSLIALSKTWTQNKLGKNLFESLNAINTNSKIIKIIINDNESAEYHVDKNKLIISKNNKIYLGESKHHHDRYYFHDSNLNKNFYINDHFYFNAKNYTIDKTKETITLKYKNQNPEWKEENTENDIIIHNIDKNKKMAFFINHLFK
- a CDS encoding DNA recombination protein RmuC, with product MTYIYDNSIMFISLIAFFIYWIQIIYKHKDLIKKIEITDSKVANLMKEEMRLNREEFMLNLKNTRQEISENFALHLNNLTLNNLNGIKDVRNTLEYQLENLRKENEIKLEQMRMTVDEKLNSTLEKRLNQSFKLVGDRLDQVNLGIGEMQRMATEVNNLQKVLGNIKTRGIFGEEQLDRILSDFLTPEQFERNVKTKKGSNAIVEFAVKLPGNDEDKTPLWLPIDSKFPIEDYQRIIESTELGNTEDTKNSIKQLELKIKLFAKEIKGKYIDPPYTTDFGILFLPTEGLYSEVLRINGLQENLRREHNVVITGPSTLVALLNSLQMGFRTLAVEKRSNEIRKLLGTIKKDFSRFGELLEKTQEKLDEASKQIGEASHRSKIISNKLTRVETLPQGESLEYISYNGE